The Agromyces sp. 3263 DNA segment GCCATCCGCGCAGGCGCACCCACTCGATGACGCCGGCGACGATCGCCACCATCACGAATCCGAGTCCGGTCGAACCGATCCACGAGACGACGTCGGCGAACGGGCTCTGCGACTGGCTGAGCGCCGCACGGCCCCACGGGAACCCGCCGTACGGGATGGTGCCGGTGGCGGCCTCGCGCACGCACCAGAGCCCCGCGACGAGCAGCGGCAGCCACACGAGACGCACCCAGCGCGACGAGCCGGCGCGGGGAACCCAGCGGTAGGCCAGCGCGATGAGCACGCCGCCACCGGCGACGAACAGCGATTCGAGGATCGACAGGGCCAGCCACGGGATCGGACCGAGGTACAGGGCCGTCCACGACACCTGCTGCAGGTAGAAGGCGAGTCCGAACGCGAGACCCACGAGGGCCGCCGACCAGACGCTCCGCCCGATCAGGCTGATCAGTGCGAGCCCGATGCCCACGAACGCGAGCGGCCAGATGCTCGCCCCGGGGAAGCCGAGGTCGTAGACGAGTCCGCCGGCGACCGCGATGAGCAGTGCGACCCACAGCGGCAGCAGCGGGCGGCGGTCGGTCTCGGGCACCAGATCAGCCTAGGCGACCTGAACGGGAGCGATTCACGCCACCGAGCCGTAGGCGACGACGCCCCGGCGCACCGCATCGATCGCCGCGCGCGCGGTCGCCCCGAGCTCGGCGTCCGCCACGATCGACACCTGGTCGAGCAGGTCGACCACCTGCTTCGTCAGGCGGACGAAGTCGCCCGCGGCCAGGTCGGTGTCGGCCAGCACGAACCCGAGGTCGGCGCCGTTGGCCCAGGCGTGCATCGCCGTCGCCAGGGCGGGCGAGGGAACCTCGCTGCCCGACAGGCGATGATCGCGCTCGAGGTCGTCGAGCTCGCTCCACACATCGGTGGTGCGATCGAACGCGTCCCGGAAGCGGCCGCGCGGCAGGCGGAACTGCTCGCCGCGGTCATCCCGCCGCGGTTCGTACACGAGCGACGCCGCCATCGCCGCGAGGGAGGGCACATCGAGCCCGTCCCACAGCCCCTGACGCAGGCATTCCGCGACCAGCAGGTCGCGTTCGCCGTAGATCCGCTTCAGGATGCGGCCCGCCGACGTCGAGACCAGCGAACCGTTCGGGTCGCGCTCGAGATATCCGAGTTGCTCGAGCACCTCGGCGACGCGGTCGAATCGCTTGGCGACCTGGCCCGTGCGCGTGCGGATCTGGCGGGAGAGCTGGTCGTGCTCCTGCCTGAGCCGCCACCAGCGCTCGGCCCACCGGGCGTGCTGCTCCCGTTCAGCGCAACCATGACAGGGATGCGCGCGCATGGCCTTGCGCGCGTCGCCGAGCTCGCGCTGCAGCCGCTCGCGCTGGGCGTGCGTCGGGTTGCCCTTGGACGTCTGCCGCTCGAGCTCGCCGATGCGTCGACGGATGGCGGCATACTCGCCGAAGTCGCCGAGGTGGCAGCGCATGGCCTCCTCGAAGCCGGCCATCGACTCCTCCTGCTTGCGGAGGGTGCGGGCCAGGTCGACCACCGCGCGGTCGGCCTGGAACTGCGCGAAGGACAGTTCGAGGATCTGGCGGGTTCGCTCGCGGCCGAACTGGTCGACGAGGTTCACGGCCATGTTGTAGGTGGGCTTGAAGCTCGAGTTCAGCGGGTAGCTTCGACGGGACGCCAGCGAGGCAACGGCCTCGGGGTCGAGTCCGTCGACCCACTGGATCACCGAGTGCCCCTCGACGTCGATGCCGCGGCGCCCGGCGCGGCCGGTGAGCTGCGTGTACTCCCCCGGCGTGATCGGCACCCGGGCCTCACCGTTGAACTTCTCCAGCTTCTCGAGCACCACCGAACGCGCGGGCATGTTCACGCCGAGTGCGAGGGTCTCGGTGGCGAAGACGACCTTGAGCAGCTTGAGCTGGAACAGCTCCTCGACGATCTCCTTGAACGCGGGCAGCATGCCGGCGTGGTGGGCGGCGACGCCGCGCTGGAGCCCCTCGAGCCATTCCCAGTAGCCGAGCACCGCGAGGTCCTCGTCGCGGAGCATCCGCGCCCGCTCCTCGACGATCGAGCGGATCTCGTCGCGTTCGGCGGAATCGGTGAGCCGGATGCCGGATCGGAGCACCTGGCGCACCGCCTGGTCGCAGCCGACCCGGGAGAAGATGAACACGATGGCGGGAAGCAGGTGCTTGCCGTGCAGCAGCTCGATCACCTCGGGGCGGTCGGCTCGGCCGCTCCCCGCAGCCGGCTGGTGGTACCGACCGCGATCGCCACCCCGCCGTCCGCGAGCGGAGCGCGTCGAGATCGACCGGCCGCCGCTGCGCGCAAGGCGCTGGAGCTCGGGGTTCACGCGATTCGTGGCGGCCTGACCCGAGGAGTCGAAGAGGTCGAGGAGCTTCGCCTTCACGAGCACGTGCTGCTCGAGCGGCACCGGCCGATCCTCGGAGACGATCACGTCGGTGTCACCGCGGACCGCCTGCAGCCAGTCGCCGAACTCCTCGGCGTTGGACACGGTCGCCGAGAGGGACACGAGCCGCACCGCCTCGGGGAGGTGGATGATGACCTCCTCCCACACGGCGCCGCGGAACCGGTCGGCCAGGTAGTGCACCTCATCCATGACGACGTAGGCGAGGCGGTCGAGCAGCGGCGAGTCGGCGTACAGCATGTTGCGCAGCACCTCGGTGGTCATCACCACGATGCGCGCGCCCGAATTGACGTTCGTGTCGCCCGTGAGCAGGCCCACCTGGTCGGCGCCCCACTCGTCGCTCAGCTCCTGGAACTTCTGGTTGCTCAGCGCCTTGATGGGCGTGGTGTAGAACACCTTCGCACCGGGCTCCTGCATGGCCAGGAACACGGCGAACTCGGCGACGACCGTCTTGCCCGCACCCGTCGGCGCCGCGACGAGCACGCTGCGCCCTTCGTCGAGCGCACCGCACGACGCGCGCTGGAACGGGTCGAGGTCGAATCGGAGCCTGGCGGCGAACTCGGCGAGTCGTGGTTTCCGGCGCTGGTCGCGGGAGATCGCATACCGTTCGGCCGGGGAGAGGCTCATCACCCCTCCAGCCTAGACAGCCGCTCCGAACTCGAGGCGGTTGCGGCGCTCGACACGACGATCGTGCAGGTGCGCGATGAACCAGGCCGCGAAGTAGAGCGCCACCATCGGGATCGCGAGCAGGAACATCGAGACGATGTCCGCCGAGGGCGTGGCGATCGCGGTGAAGAGCACGATGACGAGGATCGCGACCCGCCACGACTTGATGATGGACGCCGCGCTGATGACCCCGGCGAAGTTCAGGAGCACGATGAACACCGGCACCACGAACGCGATGCCGATCGCCACGACGAGCTTCAGCACGAAGTCGATGTACTCCTTCGCCGTGAGCAGCGTCTCACCGCCCTCGGGGACGAAGCTCGTCATGATCTTCACGATGTTCGGCAGCACGAACCACCCGGCGGCGCAGCCGG contains these protein-coding regions:
- a CDS encoding DEAD/DEAH box helicase is translated as MSLSPAERYAISRDQRRKPRLAEFAARLRFDLDPFQRASCGALDEGRSVLVAAPTGAGKTVVAEFAVFLAMQEPGAKVFYTTPIKALSNQKFQELSDEWGADQVGLLTGDTNVNSGARIVVMTTEVLRNMLYADSPLLDRLAYVVMDEVHYLADRFRGAVWEEVIIHLPEAVRLVSLSATVSNAEEFGDWLQAVRGDTDVIVSEDRPVPLEQHVLVKAKLLDLFDSSGQAATNRVNPELQRLARSGGRSISTRSARGRRGGDRGRYHQPAAGSGRADRPEVIELLHGKHLLPAIVFIFSRVGCDQAVRQVLRSGIRLTDSAERDEIRSIVEERARMLRDEDLAVLGYWEWLEGLQRGVAAHHAGMLPAFKEIVEELFQLKLLKVVFATETLALGVNMPARSVVLEKLEKFNGEARVPITPGEYTQLTGRAGRRGIDVEGHSVIQWVDGLDPEAVASLASRRSYPLNSSFKPTYNMAVNLVDQFGRERTRQILELSFAQFQADRAVVDLARTLRKQEESMAGFEEAMRCHLGDFGEYAAIRRRIGELERQTSKGNPTHAQRERLQRELGDARKAMRAHPCHGCAEREQHARWAERWWRLRQEHDQLSRQIRTRTGQVAKRFDRVAEVLEQLGYLERDPNGSLVSTSAGRILKRIYGERDLLVAECLRQGLWDGLDVPSLAAMAASLVYEPRRDDRGEQFRLPRGRFRDAFDRTTDVWSELDDLERDHRLSGSEVPSPALATAMHAWANGADLGFVLADTDLAAGDFVRLTKQVVDLLDQVSIVADAELGATARAAIDAVRRGVVAYGSVA